One window of the Arvicanthis niloticus isolate mArvNil1 chromosome 23, mArvNil1.pat.X, whole genome shotgun sequence genome contains the following:
- the Bdkrb1 gene encoding B1 bradykinin receptor has protein sequence MASQALLELQPSNGSQQAPPNITSCEGVPEAWSLLYRMLPGFVITVCFFGLLGNLFVLSFFLLPWRGWRRRRRRRSLTIAEIYLANLAASDLVFVLGLPFWAENIGNRFDWPFGSDLCRVVSGVIKANLFISIFLVVAISQDRYRLLVYPMTSWGYRRRRQAQATCLLIWVAGGLLSIPTFLLRSVKAVPDLNISACILLFPHEAWHFARMVELNILGFLLPLGAILFFNYHILASLRGQKEASRTRYGGPKGSKTTGLILTLVAAFLVCWAPYHFFAFLDFLVQVKVIQDCSWKELTDLGLQLANFFAFVNSCLNPLIYVFAGRLFKTQGSGNFINDVPEKPHARIAQ, from the coding sequence ATGGCGTCCCAGGCCTTGTTGGAACTGCAACCCTCTAACGGAAGCCAACAGGCCCCTCCCAACATCACCTCCTGCGAGGGTGTCCCAGAAGCCTGGAGTCTGCTGTATCGGATGCTGCCAGGGTTCGTCATCACTGTCTGTTTCTTTGGCCTCCTGGGGAACCTTTTCGTCTTGTCCTTCTTCCTTTTGCCTTGGCGCGGgtggaggcggcggcggcggcggcgaagCTTAACCATAGCGGAAATCTACCTGGCTAACTTGGCAGCTTCTGATCTGGTGTTCGTCCTGGGCCTGCCCTTCTGGGCAGAGAACATTGGGAACCGTTTCGACTGGCCTTTTGGAAGTGACCTCTGCCGGGTGGTCAGCGGGGTCATCAAGGCCAACCTGTTCATCAGCATCTTCCTGGTGGTGGCTATCAGTCAGGACCGCTACAGGTTGCTGGTATACCCCATGACCAGCTGGGGGTACCGGCGGCGACGGCAAGCCCAAGCTACCTGCCTGCTCATCTGGGTAGCTGGGGGCCTCTTGAGCATCCCCACCTTCCTTCTGCGCTCCGTCAAAGCCGTCCCTGATCTGAACATCTCTGCCTGTATCCTGCTTTTTCCCCATGAAGCTTGGCACTTTGCGAGGATGGTGGAGCTGAACATTTTGGGTTTCCTTCTCCCACTGGGGGCCATCCTTTTTTTCAACTATCACATCCTGGCCTccctgagaggacagaaggaggcCAGCAGGACCCGGTATGGGGGTCCCAAGGGCAGCAAGACAACGGGGTTGATCCTCACACTGGTGGCCGCCTTCCTGGTCTGCTGGGCCCCTTACCACTTCTTTGCCTTCCTGGATTTCCTGGTCCAGGTGAAAGTGATCCAGGACTGCTCCTGGAAGGAGCTCACAGACCTGGGCCTGCAGCTGGCCAACTTCTTTGCTTTTGTCAACAGCTGCCTGAACCCACTGATTTATGTCTTTGCAGGCCGGCTCTTTAAGACCCAGGGTTCTGGGAACTTTATAAATGACGTGCCCGAGAAGCCTCATGCCCGTATCGCCCAATAG